One genomic segment of Danio rerio strain Tuebingen ecotype United States chromosome 11, GRCz12tu, whole genome shotgun sequence includes these proteins:
- the blacat1 gene encoding bladder cancer associated transcript 1 codes for MPQFTFACFCGLHGLCGRKKKKKEEEERPQQDYETEV; via the coding sequence ATGCCTCAGTTCACCTTTGCCTGCTTCTGTGGCCTTCATGGCCTCTGTGgaaggaaaaagaagaaaaaggagGAAGAGGAACGACCACAGCAGGACTATGAGACTGAGGTTTGA